The Anoplolepis gracilipes chromosome 7, ASM4749672v1, whole genome shotgun sequence genome segment aacatttaatccaattttaagatttatatataaacatagatATCACATATCttcactatttattatttgcgttTTCTTCGTggactttaattaatatgtagtAGAAAGTCGAATACAAGATGTAGTCATGATAATATCCTGTATAAACATAAGAAACTAATAAACATTATTGGCACAGCACTGCAATATTATTCTGcattgaaaattgttttttaaattgtaatatgactaattttaatataaaactcaaCTATTAATCAACAACGAGACAACAACGTTTAGTTGGATATCGCGAACATTAAGTAGTTGACCATAATTTGAACATAAATAACGATGCTACTAAATCAATGTTGGACTTGTTTAACTTAACAATTTCCACGTAGGAAGTTGTCtcatgcaattattattattattgttattattatgtaactaatttttattttacattgtatatTACTGTTTTCGTGGAATGCTTGTttgtatttgttataattgataaaatactaAAGAAAACCACTgtttcgtatatatttattttagaatcaattaaatagaatCAGCTTTTGttgttttgaattattattctcgagttaaaaatacattaaaattcatttgattaattttctttcgtatatgtatatgtatgttcaatgtaaaaatatatgtgatgtaaaatacatatgattattaaattataaaaaatttaatgtcaaagattaatttataaatttaattaaaacatgtatTGCGATTCGTTAATTAAGGGCCTGATGTTATTCTGTAAAACTCTCGAAAATCGTAATTTTTGCCTAGCTATGAGCAAATgttatttcgtttttttttcaatctacaTCTTTTTCAGCGTATAAGTATGTAGCGGCAAATTGTCTTCTACCAGTCTTTTTTCCTTCTCCATTCAtaagcattttaattattaaaaaatcgtcatattataaattctatgcATATgatcatattcttttttttttccctctctctctttctctttttacttttttaagtGAGCTCGATTACTAAATTTAACTTGAACCatggttaaatattttacttcctGAATGTCGCATTCTGCATAACTTTCATATATGTGGCACAAATAGAGAGATGTAAAGTTtagccccccccccccccagtGGGCTTTTTTACTTCTCCCACACGGACACATGAATTGCAAGGAAGACATTagcatataattcttatacattatataatgcttatataatatctcaatATATGAGATACAGTTCAGTTTCAgagaatttacataaaaaagaataaacggtttatataaatatatgatctattttactttgtttctaaattatagttaatataatgttctaataaattcatgaattattttatacatttatcttgcgaattattaaatatgactCCATTGAAgtgtttataacattttatattttatatacaactttGATGAcaatatttaactttacataatcagacaaaaatcTTTCAACTGATATATATTGATCATATATAAGGTCATGTCTCTGAATAAAAGGTCTTagttgttatttattaaaaaattttgaataaataaaagtctatgcaaaagaaaatttgaacGTAAACTGGGAATGTAATGAAGTTTACTTatcagtttattttttattcattatatataaaaaatacttttgtagTCGaactcttatttattaataacttttttaacaaCAATGTGTGAAatcaatgattaaaaattttatgaagataaatttttttcagaatcgTGATCTTGACAAAATATGTCAGCCGGAAATTTTATGGACTTGTGTGATTATATAAAGGTAAATATTCACTAGAAAAGCATCCCAGATAGTAAAATGCTAGCAATGTCTCAAGAATACGTCAACAAATTCAATCATATAATTTCTCggtatgtttttttatgtatcctTATTAAATTCAGGTTCTGACAGCATATAGCTTGCTGATATAGTGATATGACAAAAATAGTAATAGAAACAAGCATTGTCTGCTATTATATCGtgagtatatgtgtatgtacgtatcgAGCAGTATCGACAAAGAGCTACAGAAATCAAGCAGAAATTACGTAGCtagcataataataatgtagtgATAAATCGCGGCGAAAATACAGCACGGTTTATCGTATTAAATGTATAGCTGAATGTAGCAGAAAGCCTGTCGTTACGATGTGAAACGGTAAACACACGACAATGGACATTAGAACACATCTAATAAGcacttaaattaatgtaacagaagtacaacaaaattaaatgttacaaaTATCATTGCAACGTGTTTTACCAAAAAGTCactgatattatttataatttttcattcataaatatgacataaatgtaacataaatgtaatataacatgttataatatatcatagttattttctatatagcatataaaaaaattggtctaattaaatgaataattaaataattaaatttaaacaatttatttaattcacaaaacgcaaaattttatttatataagaatttaattttcatttatgtcttattataaaataagcgGAGAATTTTAATCTGccctttaaataaattaatattctgaaTCTCCTtttgtcttaaaaatatatcagaaattaaactgatataacagatatattatacttttattcgcAATAACCGTGCTTTCCAGATTTTATATCTGATAGTggcataaaaatttgattatgaGATAAGTAGATTACATAGTAgtacataaatgaaaaaaagattataatttgacTACTATACCTTATTCAAACATATCTTACTTGTAATGTTACCGTGTTTCGGCTATTATTTCATGATAACAGACTACGCTGTACTTTTGttgtgcttttttttattataatttattttattaggcAGCAGTGCATGTTCGAGACCGCGTTTCTGGCATCATAATGTGCTTATTCGATTTTTAAGCTATATTCTACCAGTACGTTATGTTATAGTTACAATTATAGTTTggtttattttttgttgaaatattgtattaataaatatgcaatgttaaaactttatttttatgctagcaagtttcatttaaattcttgtaacatctttttaaatattatattttatagtgggcgcgtacacgcacacacacacgtacaaacacatgtacatacacatgcgcgcgcgcgcgcacgtacaCAGAGGATTTGCTCGTTTTCTGTTGCATTTCTATTTCTGCTGACATTAGCTAAAAATGGTTTATTATTGCTTAACTATTGTTGgaattttgtcaatataatatatgtaacaattttgtaatacaTGCTCCTGGCAAATTTGGCTATCTGGAATGATCTATTGAAgtactgtaatataattttttataattctttttttacttttgaaatgatgtataataaaaatttctaaacaagatttaaaatttacgaatAGATAAGATCTTAGATGAAATTTTACAGGTTCTAAATCAGAGATACACACAAGACACTGATTTTTGAGCATTTATGaacataaataaagtataaagctgtcagaatatataaaaaatagttataatttagaaaCGAAGTAaatcacacatacacatacatagattatatatttatctgagATTCTTTTCTTGATTTTCATGAATGCTGCATCTACTTCTGAAGTAtgtcttatatattaagatatacttcatatattttattcactgATGTATATATTGACTCTATGATTtaatatcttgatattttatataaagtagagTCTCCTTAGATTTGACCCTGTTAATTTTGATACCCTTTCTCCATGTATTTTagtgaatattaatatcacaCATCCCCTTTATGTTCACCGGACTACATGATGACATACAGATAATATGTAGTTTTATGTGCCCAATTGCCTTCGCAGTTGCAAGTATATACGGCGATTGGATAACTCACATTTTGGAGGTgacatttgttaatttttgttttccgaGAATTGTTCGTTTTTATCCTGCCAGAGGGCcaaaattaatgagattttactgttatatataagtttgcaacattttctcgattaataataataaaaagtaaaacttctgattaatttcaatttatatagtataggCAAGAATATATGCTGtcgcatttatataaattctcttatcagagatttgaaatttaaatgcaaattaattgaTCAGCATCGTAATGTATGTCTAACAATTAAAAtcatcgaaaatataattacaatatttattcgtttatGTTCACAATCAATAAGAAAATCTGCAATATCGACAATCTTGAAATTCAGTCATCAATCGTCGCTGATATTACCCTTTATTCCAGGAAAAACTGTTGTCAATGTGTTCACTATCATGGACGGTCCTCATGTTTCTACAGAAAAGCTAAAGTCGCCACAAGCTTGATCTGTGTGGTGCCGATGTTGATCCtataacaaacaaaaattttgttagactttaaaaatattttattataataatcacgatccttatgcatagaataagatttgtttatttgtatatatatgatacatatttTCTCATGTAAATCTTTCATAAGGAAACAATCGGAACTGTCTCTTACTAGTTTTAATGAACTTTGTACTAGacaaatatcgattaataaaaCCAGTCTCAATGATTTTGATAtacattaacaataagatcATGATCTAGTTGTATctctagtaaaaaaaaaaattttgtttatttttattagaaaaatataaataaataaaagtttaggtaaaagaaaatagtttagatataaattgttgatgaaaaattcaatactaaatatagtttttaagGATGTAGAAATCTTATCATACTTGGCAATTCACACATTTAAATTGAGACacttaaatatctaaaaaaatatacaaaattaaaaaaaatgttctaaacAAAAGTGTGTTCAGTtccaaaaaagaaataaaatataatacctatttatttaaacttaagtAACTTACCAAACTTATCaaactcaattttttaattaagaattttcttttatagattattttatagattcttgtagctgatgttgaaacattttcaaaatagtATAAGGGATTAGTTTTGATTCTTTCCTTATGCTATTGagttgatataatattattgtgttaatatttttaaataaagaaaaaattagtgAAATGAATGAAAATCAGTGAATTTGAATAACTTTTGTGCGTGTACATATTtagtttcatttaaaaactatatgtttgattgaaaaaaatttatttgaaaaacttgcaacatttaattttttctttgtttgtaCAATATTGagcgtattataattaataaatacatctcaacatatttaaaaaacgtagacattattttcaatatgttcataaacatattacaaatttaattatttttagtaaaaaaaaatctgagttctctaattaaaatagataatgtgttcaattacatatattacaaaaattaaaaaaataaattttgttgctATAGTTAAactctctatatatttaataagtacaATTGCTTgtgtttgttatttttactACTCTATTGTAAACAACCCAGCAAacatattgcattaatttatacagggtgattcAAGATTTCTTGTTGCATTGCTCCTAATGCGTCAGAAAATAggttatctaataaaaaaataaatcgcttTCTTGCGAGATTTATTGTTCCTTAGAATTTGTTGTAAAGATCCTGAATCATCCTacataaaagagattaaagGATATTAatctatagaaaatatagcGCTTTTTTTGCTTGAATATCGAACCTAAAATAATCAAGATCATTCAAAAGACTGttaattgattttcttttaatgaataattgtatataataaaattatgtttcttGTATATAGTCACTTTTTAtgaaacagaaaagaaaaaataatacaatggaATGATGTAGAATGcacaaaattatgtacatatatttttggaaaacgTATTTGTACCCGTTTGTATTACGATATCCTCCTTTATCTATTGTTGTACCGACCAGCATGTGAAACAGCCACCATTTCTATGGGTAGAGATCCTCTTCGTTTGACAAGCGCTTCGGAGACAGAATCGCGTGTTCCTATTTCCCTCTTCCATTTGAGCCATGTACCATTATCGTTCCCGTCATCCATTATAGATTTGTCAGTGAACATTTCCGGACCCCCACTACTTCgtctttttaaaatcttcttACGACTTCGTGATTTGCTATTTACGCTATTTCTATTGAACATATCGTGGCGTAACTCGGATATGTCTGCTGGTACTGACCCTCGTCTTGGGGAAAACATTCCAGAAATGCTGCTGTCGAATAGTTTACTAATTCCATTGTTGTTACTGTTATTAGTGttgttgttgttattattattgttgttgatTGAAAAGCTTTCACGATCGcctaaaataattcaatgtaaaattatattttatatttgttttatgtatttatatatgttatattactgTAGGATTATCGTTTTATAATACGTTTATtgtctcgataataatttacatagtATCATTGGCTGCGTTCAgcagagaaagcaaatcagtgagcgcttagtgattctttattgtgattggttctTGCATTTAGATCTTTGTTGGATCCAAGTGCAGAAACCAATCACGGtaaagaatcactaagcgCTCACTGATTTGCTTCTCTGCTGAACGCAGCCGTTGTGTGTTAAAGATAAAGACGAACCGAACTGACTCAACTGATTAACTGaaccacagacttctatataatactagactgctaactccctaagattttgcttatataaagTGTCCTCGAATTTTATGTACTAATAAGAGCGCGTTCGGAGAgatactattagcgctaacagtgtcgttctgtctttgttactcattaaaagttgaacaaaaatagaacgatgctgttagcgctaatagcgtctTCCCGAACGCGCCCTAAGGTGACCCTTTCTGCGCATGCGCTGACATGTGCCGACGCCATTATGATCAGTACATGTACTTCTAACCTGCTTTCGGTTTTTAATTCTTGTCAGAACATATGTCgtgttagtaaaaaaagtaagaaatataaatattaaattatgagaTACAAATgtgcagttattttatatcttttatataagcttGTCTATCATACtcagtatgtatatacatgtgtgcaACACGCGCCTTCACAGTGCATGCGCAAAAAGGGATGTCATACATACTTGTTTGTACACAAAATTAGAGCTGTCTTATACTTAgaccatatatacatatatggacCGCGCATGCCTTTGTTTGAGCTGTTGCTGAGTTgggggaaagagaaagagatattcGACTAACGTGTGTGACAAGGAAAAACTAATCCCTTAAGGGAGTTAACGTTGCCAATTGTTCCAATTGCTGTGTTGTCACGTTTTGAATATACTCTGTTTGAAGTAACTTTGGTCTAAGTGTTGACTATTGTTACGACACAAGTTAACGCGAATgaggtatattttattatatatagcacTCATATCTGTCCTTGTCTATCAACTCGCAAGCAGTCCCCATCACTAACGCGCGGTCCATTTCTATATGGTCTAAGGTCTTATACATAAGGAGTTAGCaatctagtattatatagaagtctgtgaaCTGAACTCAAAAAACTCTCTAGCGCGTTCCtcaataaactaaaaaaaacttaaggCGCTCGCTGCTTCTAAAGCCTTGTGGCCACGATACTAGAACTTGGTCCGAGTTCTCAATCCGAGAAACGAATAGCCAATAAGATTACCGCTTTTCTATAAAAACTGCAAGTTGATTggctaaatatttttcagatcgAGAACTCGGACCGAGTTCTAGTATCGTGGCCACAAGGCTTAACAGAGACACTCCACTGCCTTGTAAGGCGcattttcaaagaaaagataaaagaactAGAATTCACTTATTCCCTACATTACTAcggccggtattcatagtccgttcttatattcGAGCTCGTTTTAAGTAAggtcttaaaattctattcggcCATCTGATTGGCTGAACGTCTTAAGTCGACTAAAAACATGTCTTaagatgattttatatataagaatggaTTATAAATACCGGCCTAAAAGGTACTTACTACTTAAAGTCAAGACATTTCCAAAAAGATTTCCCAATGCAATCTCTTGCGGAAGACTAGCTCTTCTTACGGCCAACAAATTGTTTTCTCGAGGTCCTAAAGCGAGCCGATTACAACCTCCgactaatatataaagaagaatgtatttatatagaatgtataaatagaaatattgtaaatatggaTAAGTACTTCTCCAgctcaatttttttgatagcAATTGccaaactattataaaaataaaatacatgaaagTTTTTAGGAGAGAGCAAGTTTATATTCAAAAGCTTatccatatttattaaaaaacgtacctcatacaaataatatttaaaaaaagagttatTTTTGTGTATACCTTGATGTCTAGTGATATCTGCCGGTACAGATCCACGTCTACAACTATGATCAATTCTGGTAGGAACAGAAATTAAAGTAGAATCATCAAGTTTCGATAGAAGTCCGACCGGAGCTGATCCGCGCCTTCTTGCCCATCCCTGCAAAAATTatagagatattaataaaataaatattgataataaaagacaaaatattgaaagagacaacagaaaaaaatattagccaATTTAAATCAGTTTAGGAAATAACACTTTATTTGCAGTTccgttacaatttttttcaatcactgTAATAATGATGGTGTTACAAATTTCGTATGTGGAAACAAaagtaattttgatatattttttcgataacaaatatgtaaattcaaCAATTATGTCGTTACTTCTCAAATTTACGCTGTATGATTTCCACataaacaaacatatataatatgtaataaactctttaaaaaattaataaaaactctcgataaagttaatatttattttaaggggggaatctctttttttttggtcaaaaaaatcgattttttttacggAATCTTCTAGTTTAAGGTCTTGAAAATACTTctgtaaagttttaatttgaaattaattaaattgtgaaaGTTATAAACCGTGAACTGACTCGACGCGCAGGTATATTTTGAAGCGCACAACAGCTGTTTGAACTCCCTGCTGCATGATCAATTCAATGTGAATAGATTTCATTGTGTTGacaaaaggaaaagaagaaagaagaaagaaaaaaagaagaaggcaTACAGTACGACCCTAGTATAGCAGATTAGCTGTAAGTACTTGATATATCTTCATAAACTCAACTTGAAACTTTAAACgcgtttttctcgaaacagGTTTTTTACAACTGGTTGATACGATTTCTAAAAAACTATTCAATCGATtgacttgaaattttaactgTATGTTCAGAAAACATCCCTCTATCGCGTGAACTAAAGAAAAAGTGATacgttatatactttttttttattggaaaaaaaattaccaattttaagagtaaaatcgattatttaagTTTGACAAGTCgccattttcttaaaaaaaattttttttgcttactTCTAGTTCAGGCGATAACTACATGTATACAGAAGAAAACAccatttgatttttttgtttcagatGATCTCAAGGGTAGATATCGTGTTAACCAGCGATTAAGGCACTCCACGCGGCATCATAAATGAGCAGGAATAACAggcgatatttttaataaaaaaaatatttttaaataaataatacataaagtacatttaaagaatatagagtatgtaaagaatataaaatatatgataaaaaaatgatttatttcaataaaaaatttctttgacattataatataataggcAAGgaatcttataatataataaacaaaaaatcttgaaaatttaatcaattttatattacctgACTTCCCCTACGGGACAACGCTAATGTTTTAGCGAAATCGTCGTTTGTACGAGGATCAACATTTTCCTTCATCTGCGCATCAGAACTTAACTTCACGATcttcgaatttttttctttcgtacaATCCAATTCCCTCTTGCTACCAATAATAACAGCTTCGTTACTTGaatcatctatatttttttttggctCACTATTACTATCACTCGACGAGGACACACTATTATTACGAGGTGGTGAATCGGGAGGACTACCAATAAAGAACACTTTATGAGTGTTAAACTCAGAAGACACTGGAATTGTGGTGTAACGTCTACCTGCGTGGTCGATCATTGTTCTATACTCTGTGATAGGAGTTGAGTATCTTCGCGGTTCTTGGTCAAAATGTGCATTCTTAGCTGATGAAGTACATTCATCTACTATTTTTGATGATAATGTAGTCCGTAATTCTTGAACCGTTAATTTTGCACTATGACGATTAAGTTTGACATTGCAATCCGAATTCAATTTAGATTTTACAACAGACATATcagaaatattgtttttgtCACTGTGGGAACCTGTTAACGTAACATAGAACACTTGCGTGGAATCAGACTCTTGAGCAGAAGAAGATCTTTTGCGCCGatgtttagaaaaagaatCATCAGTGTGAACAGTTTGCATAGAATGACGGCGCTCGGAGCTGAAAGCGTGTTTTTGTTTAATCGTATTCGACAAAGTGGAGCTTCGTCTTTTGGTATCTACCGACAGTAATTTTTGAGAGACTTTCAGGGTGTTGGATTTCTTTTGATAGCATGTATCAGGATCATGTATAGATGGTGGCGAACAACATTGGCCGCTTGAACAAGATTTATTCTTTGTGGGAGTTGAAGAATTGGAAGAACTGTCAGCTTCTACTAAGATCTGAGTGTAACATTGTGACATCTCCGCGGTTGCAGACATATACCTTGTTCTTACGTACGATTGCAACGGAGGGAAAGTCTGTTGTCTTGTGAGTTGCTTAATTTGTGCATTGGGTTGAACATCAGATTGCAAAACTGAGCTTAATTTTGATGCCTCGGTATTGCTGGTAATACTGGCTATACTCGTTTCTGGTAGGAGATCCTCCGCGCTAACTGGTCTTTCAGTAGTGCTAACATTCGATGAATCAGCCATGCTGCTTTTGGAGGATAACAGAGATAACGAGCTTGGTTCCAATAAGCTTTGATTTTCTAGTTTCTGCAAGGAACTCTTTACTTTGATTTGTTCACTCGGAAGACTTTCTCTCCTGGGGGTCTGACGTAAAGGTACACTCAACGGTTTCGATATGCTTAAAGGTACAGAATGACGTCTACCAACGCGATCGAGTCCAACTCGTCCTGGCAGCGTCGGCATTTGCGCTGTTTGTGCATAAGCGGCTGgtattaataaatcgatacTGCCCGAATCATCGTTGGCAGCTGCTTCCTCGCCTGAACTAATGGCGCCTTCAGGTTCATCCAGCTCAGAAATTTCGGTTTCTGTTTGTTCGCTTGTTTCTTGATTAATCAATGTCTCCCATTTTTTCTGATTTGTCCTTAAGTATTCCATTAATGATACGCTTAGGCCATCGCCAAGGAAACGGTGCCATTCCATATAAAGAGGAGTGACGACGTGTTTAAAGAAACCAGCCTGGATTTTTGGGATACTAGTGGTATGTCGATCGCACAACGGTGTTACCGGAAGATTTAAACGACGCTCGTAATCACCCTGTCTAAAGAATTCCTCGCAAACTTTGTAAGAccatttttttgatatatccCATGGTCTACAAGGATTGGAAATATCAGCGCATTTTAGagcaatttgcaaaataaaatgacgATCTTCCGCACGTTTCATCTCAAGTGAATTGTTGCTTAAATAATCCTGTAACATGCAATGAGATGATTAATTTAGTtaatcaaagtaaaaaattgactAATGGATCATACCGTAAAACGTGAAAGAAACTCTTGTTGTCTGGTAATGTCCGTTGCTAAAATCAATGAACTGATATGCCGTTGAAGTTCTGGTCTCACATCGGCCGGTAATTCTGCCGAGACTCCGCTGTCTAGAAGACATCCTATG includes the following:
- the LOC140668128 gene encoding uncharacterized protein isoform X2; amino-acid sequence: MQCGLCAVVAGLFRRAMCIAGSRRGSGESCYQELAMDVQERRHSQMEHAETELMKASEIAERVKNVIQMEERRTAEVAVDNEEQNVTFVRIFDNSLCPDSGTSVTLSKVRDGSTRATTFRHLSDTDRILLENLNIDRCRSRQTGRFLTVHKRRRKKLTTRSLNQEPGILDDIFHGLVQCVLQKAGNWRFNAFTLETVTGGRSLPVLCVHLFHWYGLLHYFSLDVVTVWKLFAFIEEGYHSTNPYHNSIHATDVTQAMHCFLQEDKIKPHLTSLEIMASLIAAVTHDLDHPGVNQPFLVATSNHLAALYQNTSVLENHHWRSAIGCLLDSGVSAELPADVRPELQRHISSLILATDITRQQEFLSRFTDYLSNNSLEMKRAEDRHFILQIALKCADISNPCRPWDISKKWSYKVCEEFFRQGDYERRLNLPVTPLCDRHTTSIPKIQAGFFKHVVTPLYMEWHRFLGDGLSVSLMEYLRTNQKKWETLINQETSEQTETEISELDEPEGAISSGEEAAANDDSGSIDLLIPAAYAQTAQMPTLPGRVGLDRVGRRHSVPLSISKPLSVPLRQTPRRESLPSEQIKVKSSLQKLENQSLLEPSSLSLLSSKSSMADSSNVSTTERPVSAEDLLPETSIASITSNTEASKLSSVLQSDVQPNAQIKQLTRQQTFPPLQSYVRTRYMSATAEMSQCYTQILVEADSSSNSSTPTKNKSCSSGQCCSPPSIHDPDTCYQKKSNTLKVSQKLLSVDTKRRSSTLSNTIKQKHAFSSERRHSMQTVHTDDSFSKHRRKRSSSAQESDSTQVFYVTLTGSHSDKNNISDMSVVKSKLNSDCNVKLNRHSAKLTVQELRTTLSSKIVDECTSSAKNAHFDQEPRRYSTPITEYRTMIDHAGRRYTTIPVSSEFNTHKVFFIGSPPDSPPRNNSVSSSSDSNSEPKKNIDDSSNEAVIIGSKRELDCTKEKNSKIVKLSSDAQMKENVDPRTNDDFAKTLALSRRGSQGWARRRGSAPVGLLSKLDDSTLISVPTRIDHSCRRGSVPADITRHQVGGCNRLALGPRENNLLAVRRASLPQEIALGNLFGNVLTLSSDRESFSINNNNNNNNNTNNSNNNGISKLFDSSISGMFSPRRGSVPADISELRHDMFNRNSVNSKSRSRKKILKRRSSGGPEMFTDKSIMDDGNDNGTWLKWKREIGTRDSVSEALVKRRGSLPIEMVAVSHAGRYNNR